The Pseudomonas fluorescens genome includes a window with the following:
- the cysK gene encoding cysteine synthase A has protein sequence MSRIFADNAHSIGNTPLVQINRIAPRGVTILAKIEGRNPGYSVKCRIGANMIWDAESSGKLKPGMTIVEPTSGNTGIGLAFVAAARGYKLMLTMPASMSIERRKVLKALGAELVLTEPAKGMKGAIDKAAEIMASDPAKYFMPQQFDNPANPAIHEKTTGPEIWNDTDGAVDVLVAGVGTGGTITGVSRYIKNTCGKPILSVAVEPEVSPVITQAMAGQEIKPSPHKIQGIGAGFVPKNLDLSIVDLVERVSDDESKAMALRLMQEEGILCGISCGAAMAVAVRLAEKPEMQGKTIVVILPDSGERYLSSMLFSDLFTEQEIQQ, from the coding sequence ATGAGCCGTATATTCGCTGACAACGCCCATTCCATCGGTAATACGCCGCTGGTGCAGATCAACCGCATTGCCCCGCGCGGTGTGACCATCCTGGCCAAGATCGAGGGGCGGAACCCAGGGTATTCGGTCAAGTGTCGGATCGGCGCAAACATGATCTGGGACGCTGAAAGCTCGGGCAAACTCAAGCCGGGCATGACCATCGTCGAACCGACTTCGGGCAACACCGGGATCGGCCTGGCGTTCGTCGCCGCCGCTCGTGGCTACAAGCTGATGCTGACCATGCCGGCCTCCATGAGTATCGAGCGCCGCAAGGTGCTCAAGGCCCTCGGCGCGGAACTGGTGCTCACAGAGCCGGCGAAGGGCATGAAAGGGGCCATCGACAAAGCCGCTGAGATCATGGCCAGCGATCCAGCCAAATACTTCATGCCGCAGCAGTTCGATAACCCGGCGAACCCGGCGATTCACGAAAAAACCACCGGCCCGGAAATCTGGAACGACACCGACGGCGCGGTGGACGTGCTGGTGGCGGGTGTGGGCACCGGCGGGACCATCACCGGCGTTTCGCGGTACATCAAGAACACCTGCGGCAAACCGATTTTGTCGGTGGCGGTCGAGCCCGAGGTTTCGCCGGTGATTACCCAGGCGATGGCGGGCCAGGAGATCAAGCCCAGCCCCCACAAGATCCAGGGGATCGGCGCTGGGTTCGTGCCGAAGAACCTTGACCTGTCGATCGTTGACCTGGTCGAGCGGGTATCTGACGACGAGTCCAAGGCCATGGCCCTGCGCTTGATGCAGGAGGAGGGCATCCTCTGCGGGATCTCTTGTGGCGCGGCGATGGCCGTGGCCGTGCGCCTGGCGGAAAAACCGGAGATGCAGGGCAAGACCATCGTCGTGATCCTGCCGGATTCGGGCGAGCGGTACTTGTCGAGCATGTTGTTCAGTGATTTGTTTACCGAGCAGGAGATTCAGCAGTAA